In Treponema primitia ZAS-2, a genomic segment contains:
- a CDS encoding aminopeptidase — protein sequence MDDTLKNTLLFPWKNASSFMSGEEIAAADAYCRGYIAFLNAVKTEREAVREGIRIAEKNGFVPWQTGAAFAPGDKVYFNQRDKALILCIAGKRPLTEGISIVAAHLDSPRLDLKLRPLYEEAGAAFFDTHYYGMVKAYQWTGIPLALHGYIVPKDGQGINVCIGEAPEDPVLFIADLLPHLAKAQMELPGKEMVKAEDLDVLAGLSPCPGESGDGAVKLNILRILYEKYGVTEGDLVSAELSVVPAFPARDLGLDRSMVGGYGQDDKVCAYPAMDALFSLTEPPDYCACVVFADKEETGSLGMTGMSSNFFDSFIKELATTQGGAGSGEEKGRRALGNSLCISADVNTAFYHLYADVFDPHYEAALNHGVVLFRYWGQGGKDHTNDAHAETVAVLRKILDDSGVLWQTGEGGRVDAEESGTLSRFFASLNIPSIDLGVPLLSMHSPFEAAAKADIYMAYRAFTAFFKRA from the coding sequence ATGGACGATACTTTGAAAAACACACTGCTTTTTCCCTGGAAAAACGCCTCCTCCTTCATGAGCGGGGAGGAAATTGCGGCGGCGGACGCCTATTGCCGGGGGTATATAGCATTTCTCAATGCGGTTAAGACCGAGCGGGAAGCGGTCCGGGAAGGGATCAGGATTGCTGAAAAAAACGGCTTTGTCCCATGGCAGACGGGCGCGGCCTTTGCCCCGGGGGACAAGGTGTACTTTAACCAGCGGGACAAGGCGTTGATCCTCTGCATTGCGGGGAAGCGACCTCTAACGGAGGGTATTTCTATTGTGGCGGCCCATCTGGATTCCCCCCGGCTTGACCTGAAACTGCGGCCTCTCTACGAGGAAGCAGGGGCGGCTTTTTTTGACACCCACTATTATGGCATGGTCAAAGCCTACCAGTGGACCGGCATACCCCTTGCCCTGCACGGCTACATAGTCCCCAAGGACGGGCAGGGAATCAATGTTTGTATTGGGGAAGCGCCAGAGGACCCGGTGCTGTTTATCGCAGACCTTCTGCCCCACCTGGCAAAGGCGCAGATGGAGCTCCCGGGTAAGGAAATGGTTAAGGCCGAAGACTTGGATGTGCTTGCGGGGCTTAGCCCTTGTCCGGGGGAATCCGGGGATGGCGCAGTAAAGCTGAACATCCTGCGCATCCTTTACGAAAAATACGGCGTTACCGAGGGTGACCTCGTTTCGGCGGAACTTTCAGTGGTGCCCGCCTTTCCTGCACGGGACCTGGGCCTAGACCGGAGCATGGTGGGCGGCTACGGGCAGGACGACAAGGTTTGCGCATATCCTGCTATGGACGCCCTGTTCTCCCTTACGGAGCCTCCCGATTACTGTGCCTGTGTAGTCTTTGCGGACAAAGAAGAAACCGGCTCCCTGGGCATGACCGGCATGTCGTCAAATTTCTTCGACAGTTTTATTAAGGAGCTTGCAACCACCCAAGGTGGCGCCGGTTCCGGTGAGGAGAAAGGGCGGAGGGCACTAGGCAATTCCCTCTGCATTTCCGCCGACGTGAACACCGCCTTTTATCACTTGTATGCAGATGTGTTCGACCCCCACTACGAAGCGGCGCTGAACCACGGGGTGGTACTGTTCCGCTACTGGGGACAGGGGGGCAAGGACCATACCAATGACGCCCATGCGGAAACGGTAGCTGTACTGCGGAAAATTTTGGATGACAGCGGCGTACTCTGGCAGACCGGAGAAGGGGGCAGGGTTGACGCCGAAGAAAGTGGCACCCTTTCCCGGTTCTTCGCAAGCCTGAACATCCCTTCGATTGATCTGGGGGTGCCCCTGCTCTCCATGCACTCACCCTTTGAAGCCGCCGCAAAGGCGGATATCTACATGGCCTACCGGGCCTTTACGGCGTTTTTCAAAAGGGCATAG
- a CDS encoding ABC transporter ATP-binding protein, with the protein MGDIILEVREVKKYFPAGRGQLLRAVDGVSFGLRQNEILGVVGESGCGKSTLGRLALRLIEPTAGRIFFRGAEIGKLRHGALRQVRRAMQMVFQNPFASFNPKMRIADSLMEVCRYYGMGREAALDRILSLFSDTGLSEELLTRRPQELSGGQLQRLAITRALLSEPALIVADEPLSALDVSVQAQLLNLLENLRTARSLSMLFISHDMTVVEYLCDRVMVMYLGRVVELAPAEELFRRTLHPYTRSLIAAVPRIEGPREAGGIALKGEAPSPAALITGCAGNSPTKVGVASCAFAPRCPDADDRCRTEAPCIQEAAPGHLVSCHRALPD; encoded by the coding sequence ATGGGCGATATAATCCTTGAAGTGCGGGAGGTGAAGAAATATTTTCCGGCCGGTAGAGGCCAGCTCCTGCGGGCAGTGGACGGCGTCTCCTTTGGCTTGAGGCAAAACGAGATACTCGGCGTGGTGGGGGAGTCAGGCTGCGGAAAATCCACCCTGGGCAGGCTGGCCCTGCGGCTCATTGAACCCACCGCGGGCCGGATCTTTTTCCGGGGCGCCGAGATTGGCAAGCTCCGCCACGGGGCGTTGCGCCAAGTAAGGAGGGCTATGCAGATGGTGTTTCAAAACCCCTTCGCGTCCTTTAACCCCAAGATGCGGATCGCCGATTCCCTGATGGAAGTGTGCCGGTATTATGGAATGGGCCGGGAAGCAGCTCTGGATCGGATCCTTTCTCTGTTTAGCGACACGGGCCTGTCAGAAGAACTGCTGACCCGGCGGCCCCAGGAACTTTCCGGCGGGCAGCTTCAGCGGCTTGCCATAACCAGAGCCCTGCTTTCGGAGCCCGCACTGATTGTGGCGGATGAGCCCCTGTCCGCCCTGGATGTTTCTGTCCAAGCACAATTACTGAACCTTCTGGAGAATCTGCGCACGGCCCGGTCCCTGTCCATGCTGTTTATTTCCCATGATATGACCGTGGTGGAGTATCTCTGCGATAGGGTGATGGTGATGTACTTGGGCCGTGTGGTGGAGCTGGCCCCCGCAGAAGAACTGTTCCGCCGGACACTGCACCCCTATACCCGTTCCCTGATAGCTGCGGTTCCGAGGATCGAGGGCCCACGGGAAGCGGGAGGTATAGCCCTGAAGGGGGAAGCCCCGAGCCCGGCAGCGCTTATAACAGGCTGCGCGGGGAACTCTCCGACTAAAGTCGGCGTTGCAAGTTGTGCCTTTGCACCCCGCTGCCCTGATGCGGATGATCGCTGCCGCACCGAGGCGCCCTGTATACAGGAGGCGGCACCGGGACATCTGGTAAGCTGCCACCGGGCTTTGCCGGACTAA